A genomic stretch from Aedes albopictus strain Foshan chromosome 2, AalbF5, whole genome shotgun sequence includes:
- the LOC109409766 gene encoding uncharacterized protein LOC109409766 isoform X2 gives MSVEEIYINRNVNSCESELQISEVIDPKKIVPLTEALLHERHCNLSADVQELMKSFEQRLQDVEAKVERLHDICEECTQSVQVECGSELASVVSSILPSETEEAQERQILKYIVKEEGSKDMTMVPTESLTELYDRMMAEKKVREANFRRMRRNQQFRDLLLNGVIVDPSSCKRLREELPSSCSKGAPEEEKICKFK, from the exons atgtcTGTGGAAGAAATCTACATAAATCGAAATGTAAATTCTTGTGAATCCGAATTGCAAATTAGCGAAGTGATTGATCCCAAAAAGATTGTGCCACTAACGGAAGCACTTCTTCACGAGAGGCATTGCAACCTTTCGGCGGACGTTCAAGAACTGATGAAGTCCTTCGAGCAACGCTTGCAAGACGTGGAAGCGAAGGTCGAACGCCTGCACGATATCTGCGAAGAATGCACCCAAAGCGTCCAGGTGGAATGCGGCTCCGAGTTGGCAAGTGTGGTAAGCTCCATCCTGCCCTCGGAAACGGAAGAAGCCCAGGAGCGTCAGATCCTGAAGTACATCGTCAAAGAGGAAGGATCAAAGGATATGACCATGGTACCtacggaatccctgacggaactctACGATCGCATGATGGCCGAAAAAAAAGTTCGAGAAGCCAACTTTCGACGGATGCGCCGTAACCAACAGTTTCGGGATTTACTGCTGAACGGGGTCATCGTTGATCCGAGTAGCTGCAAGCGACTCCGGGAGGAACTTCCATCGAGTTGTTCGAAGGGCGCGCCTGAGGAGGAGAAG ATCTGCAAGTTCAAATGA